In Trifolium pratense cultivar HEN17-A07 linkage group LG7, ARS_RC_1.1, whole genome shotgun sequence, a genomic segment contains:
- the LOC123895217 gene encoding trafficking protein particle complex II-specific subunit 130 homolog isoform X1, which yields MANFLAQFQTIKNSSDRLVISVEDVSDLWPTVKPAFEGRLPFKRASLNNKTRNPVLVEKLPAEFILTTDSRLRSRFPQEQLLFWFREPYATVVLVTCEDLDEFKTILKPRLKLIVQNDEREWFIVFVSKAHPANDQATKMAKKVYAKLEVDFSSRKRERCCKYDMLFPEANFWEDLESKIMECIRNTLDRRVQFYEDEIRKLSEQRLMPVWNFCNFFILKESLAFIFEMAHLHEDALREYDELELCYLETVNMTGKQRDFGGADHGDDQAAIINPGNKALTQIVQEDSFREFEFRQYLFSRQSKLLFKLNRPIEVASRGSSFILSFSKSLALHERILPFCMREVWVITACVALIEATTSNYSDGLVAPDVEKEFFRLLGDLYSLARVKFMRLAYLIGYGSDIERSPVNSASLSLLPWPKPAVWPSVPADASAEVLEKEKLILQTTSATKHFGIQRKPLPLEPTVLLREANRRRASLSAGNVFEVFDSRQGPMEGSGFDASPKMSPQKVLSNPMTRTNSSPGNFEGSIDRPMRLAEIFIAAEHALKKTISNLEMLKSLSSSEEFEKKYLELTKGAADNYHRSWWKRHGVVLDGEIAAVAFKHGHFDQAAKSYEKVCALYNGEGWQELLAEVLPILAECQKILNDQAGYLLSCVRLLSLEDGLFVTKERQAFQAEVVRLAHSEMKDPVPLDVSSLITFSGNPGPPLELCDRDPGILSVTVCSGFPDDITLDSISLTLMATSNADEGVKALKSSTAIVLHPGRNTITLDLPPQKPGSYVLGVLTGQIGQLRFRSHGFSKVGPAESDDVMSYEKPAKPILKVSKPRALVDLDAAVSSALLINEHQWLGILVRPLNYSLKAAVLHIDTGPGLEIEETQIVEMESYAGVSENDDDEVQKDGAQIDSLNSEKKFERSTLHDGKIVFPNWASNTPSILWVLIRAISDTLNRGSSSVTTRRESIVDGMRTIALKLEFGAFHNQIFERTLAVHFTHPFYVRTRVTDKCNDGTLLLQVILHSEVKATLTIYDAWLDLQDGFVHSGQSEGRPNSSFFPLIISPTSKGGILFSIFLDKTNAEEAVKQPESILNIKYGISGDRSIGAHPPFINESTGVDGARQELIFKSVIVLQRPVLDPCLAVGFLPLPSDGIRVGQLVKMQWRVERLKDLNEKEISEQKNDEVLYEVNANSGNWMIAGRKRGHVSLAKNQGSRIIITVLCMPLVAGYVRPPLLGLPEIDEANIRCKPSGPHLVCVLPPTLSSSFCIPVNS from the exons GATCTTGATGAGTTCAAAACCATCCTTAAACCACGCCTAAAATTAATTGTCCAGAATGATGAAAGGGAATGGTTTATTGTATTTGTATCTAAAGCTCATCCAGCTAATGATCAGGCAACCAAAATGGCAAAGAAAGTATATGCTAAACTTGAAGTTGATTTTAGCTCCAGAAAAAGAGAAAG ATGCTGCAAATATGATATGCTTTTCCCTGAAGCAAATTTTTGGGAGGATCTGGAATCAAAGATAATGGAATGCATCAGAAATACACTGGATAGGCGTGTACAGTTTTATGAAGATGAGATACGGAAGCTCAGTGAACAGCGCCTCATGCCCGTCTGGAACTTCTGTAATTTTTTCATTCTGAAG GAAAGCTTGGCCTTTATCTTTGAAATGGCCCACCTTCATGAAGATGCCTTACGGGAATATGATGAACTAGAACTTTGCTATCTTGAAACAG TTAACATGACTGGAAAGCAAAGAGACTTTGGTGGGGCAGACCACGGTGACGATCAGGCAGCAATTATTAATCCAGGAAACAAAGCATTGACACAAATTGTCCAAGAGGATTCGTTTAGGGAGTTTGAATTCAGACAGTATCTGTTCTCCCGTCAATCAAAG CTCTTATTCAAGCTAAATCGACCTATTGAGGTAGCATCACGAGGTTCTTCATTCATATTAAGCTTCTCAAAATCCTTGGCATTGCATGAG CGTATTCTGCCTTTTTGTATGCGTGAAGTCTGGGTGATTACTGCTTGCGTGGCATTAATTGAAGCCACCACTTCCAACTATAGTGATGGACTTGTGGCACCTGACGTAGAGAAGGAGTTCTTTCGTCTTCTTGGTGATCTATATTCACTAGCCAGAGTTAAG TTCATGAGGCTAGCATATTTAATTGGGTATGGATCTGATATAGAAAGAAGTCCTGTCAACAG TGCTTCCCTCAGCTTGCTACCTTGGCCTAAGCCAGCTGTTTGGCCTTCAGTTCCTGCTGATGCATCAGCAGAGGTACTTGAGAAAGAAAAG TTGATTCTCCAAACAACTTCTGCAACCAAGCACTTTGGTATCCAGAGGAAACCCCTGCCCCTTGAACCTACTGTGCTTCTACGAGAGGCCAACAGGCGGAGGGCTTCACTTTCCGCTGGAAATGTTTTTGAAGTGTTTGACAGTCGCCAGGGTCCAATGGAAGG ATCAGGTTTTGATGCATCCCCCAAGATGTCACCACAAAAAGTACTTTCGAATCCGATGACACGCACTAATTCTTCTCCGGGAAACTTTGAGGGCTCAATTGACCGACCTATGAGGCTTGCCGAGATTTTTATTGCTGCTGAACATGCTTTGAAGAAAACAATTTCTAATCTTGAGATGTTaaaatcattatcatcatccGAGGAGTTTGAG AAAAAATATCTAGAGCTAACTAAAGGTGCTGCTGACAATTACCACCGTTCCTGGTGGAAAAGACATGGAGTTGTCCTTGATGGTGAGATAGCTGCTGTTGCCTTTAAACATGGACATTTTGACCAAGCTGCAAAGTCATATGAGAAAGTTTGTGCACTGTATAATGGGGAAGGATGGCAGGAGTTATTGGCTGAGGTCCTTCCCATTCTAGCCGAGTGTCAGAAGATTCTTAATGATCAAGCTGGCTACTTGCTATCCTGTGTGCGGTTACTTTCTCTTGAAGATGGATTATTTGTGACGAAGGAGCGTCAAGCTTTTCAGGCAGAAGTGGTTCGTCTTGCCCATAGTGAAATGAAGGACCCTGTTCCTCTTGATGTATCATCATTAATTACATTTTCTGGAAATCCTGGGCCTCCATTGGAGTTGTGCGATAGGGATCCTGGTATCCTTTCTGTAACTGTCTGCAGTGGTTTTCCAGATGATATAACTCTCGACTCAATCAGTCTTACATTAATGGCAACATCTAATGCAGACGAAGGTGTAAAG gcgTTGAAGAGTTCTACAGCTATTGTGTTACACCCTGGTCGGAATACTATTACCTTGGATTTACCACCTCAGAAACCAGGATCATATGTTCTTGGAGTTCTTACTGGGCAGATTGGGCAGTTGAGGTTTAGATCTCATGGGTTTTCAAAAGTTGGTCCTGCAGAGAGTGATGATGTTATGAGTTATGAAAAGCCAGCTAAACCCATTTTGAAG GTTTCCAAACCTAGAGCCCTTGTTGATCTTGATGCTGCTGTTTCATCTGCTTTGTTAATAAATGAACACCAATGGCTTGGCATTTTAGTCCGGCCATTAAATTACTCCCTAAAGGCTGCTGTCTTGCATATTGATACCGGTCCAGGATTGGAGATCGAAGAGACGCAGATAGTTGAGATGGAAAGCTATGCTGGTGTATCAGAGAATGATGATGACGAGGTGCAGAAAGATGGTGCTCAAATAGATTCTTTGAATTCTGAGAAAAAGTTTGAACGGTCGACTCTTCATGATGGTAAAATTGTGTTTCCAAATTGGGCAAGCAACACTCCTTCTATACTTTGGGTTCTAATTCGTGCCATCAGTGACACGCTGAACAGAGGATCATCTTCAG TCACAACAAGGAGAGAGAGTATTGTAGATGGAATGAGAACAATTGCTCTAAAACTTGAATTTGGAGCATTCCACAATCAGATATTTGAAAG GACCCTAGCAGTGCATTTTACACATCCTTTCTATGTGAGGACACGTGTTACTGATAAATGCAATGATGGTACCCTGCTTCTGCAG GTAATACTTCACTCTGAAGTAAAGGCTACACTGACCATCTACGATGCTTGGCTTGATCTTCAAGATGGATTTGTTCATTCTGGACAATCTGAGGGTAGACCTAATTCAAGCTTCTTCCCACTAATCATATCTCCTACTTCCAAAGGAGGAATTTTGTTTAGTATCTTCCTAGACAAGACAAATGCAGAAG AAGCCGTGAAGCAACCAGAAAGCatattaaatatcaaatatgGAATTTCTGGTGATAGATCAATTGGAGCCCATCCTCCTTTTATAAATGAATCTACTGGAGTTGATGGTGCTAGACAGGAGTTGATCTTCAAGAGTGTAATTGTTTTGCAAAGGCCTGTGCTTGATCCATGCCTAGCCGTTGGTTTTCTTCCTCTCCCTTCAGATGGCATAAGAGTTGGACAACTAGTTAAGATGCAATGGAGGGTGGAAAGGTTGAAGGATttgaatgaaaaagaaatttcTGAACAGAAGAAT GATGAGGTGCTGTATGAGGTAAATGCAAATTCTGGTAATTGGATGATTGCTGGAAGGAAAAGAGGGCATGTATCTCTCGCCAAAAATCAAG GTTCAAGGATAATTATCACAGTATTATGCATGCCACTCGTGGCTGGTTATGTGCGTCCCCCTCTACTTGGGCTGCCGGAAATTGATGAGGCGAATATAAGGTGCAAACCGTCCGGGCCACATCTAGTTTGTGTTTTGCCACCAACACTCAGTTCATCCTTCTGCATTCCTGTTAATTCATGA
- the LOC123895217 gene encoding trafficking protein particle complex II-specific subunit 130 homolog isoform X2: MAHLHEDALREYDELELCYLETVNMTGKQRDFGGADHGDDQAAIINPGNKALTQIVQEDSFREFEFRQYLFSRQSKLLFKLNRPIEVASRGSSFILSFSKSLALHERILPFCMREVWVITACVALIEATTSNYSDGLVAPDVEKEFFRLLGDLYSLARVKFMRLAYLIGYGSDIERSPVNSASLSLLPWPKPAVWPSVPADASAEVLEKEKLILQTTSATKHFGIQRKPLPLEPTVLLREANRRRASLSAGNVFEVFDSRQGPMEGSGFDASPKMSPQKVLSNPMTRTNSSPGNFEGSIDRPMRLAEIFIAAEHALKKTISNLEMLKSLSSSEEFEKKYLELTKGAADNYHRSWWKRHGVVLDGEIAAVAFKHGHFDQAAKSYEKVCALYNGEGWQELLAEVLPILAECQKILNDQAGYLLSCVRLLSLEDGLFVTKERQAFQAEVVRLAHSEMKDPVPLDVSSLITFSGNPGPPLELCDRDPGILSVTVCSGFPDDITLDSISLTLMATSNADEGVKALKSSTAIVLHPGRNTITLDLPPQKPGSYVLGVLTGQIGQLRFRSHGFSKVGPAESDDVMSYEKPAKPILKVSKPRALVDLDAAVSSALLINEHQWLGILVRPLNYSLKAAVLHIDTGPGLEIEETQIVEMESYAGVSENDDDEVQKDGAQIDSLNSEKKFERSTLHDGKIVFPNWASNTPSILWVLIRAISDTLNRGSSSVTTRRESIVDGMRTIALKLEFGAFHNQIFERTLAVHFTHPFYVRTRVTDKCNDGTLLLQVILHSEVKATLTIYDAWLDLQDGFVHSGQSEGRPNSSFFPLIISPTSKGGILFSIFLDKTNAEEAVKQPESILNIKYGISGDRSIGAHPPFINESTGVDGARQELIFKSVIVLQRPVLDPCLAVGFLPLPSDGIRVGQLVKMQWRVERLKDLNEKEISEQKNDEVLYEVNANSGNWMIAGRKRGHVSLAKNQGSRIIITVLCMPLVAGYVRPPLLGLPEIDEANIRCKPSGPHLVCVLPPTLSSSFCIPVNS; this comes from the exons ATGGCCCACCTTCATGAAGATGCCTTACGGGAATATGATGAACTAGAACTTTGCTATCTTGAAACAG TTAACATGACTGGAAAGCAAAGAGACTTTGGTGGGGCAGACCACGGTGACGATCAGGCAGCAATTATTAATCCAGGAAACAAAGCATTGACACAAATTGTCCAAGAGGATTCGTTTAGGGAGTTTGAATTCAGACAGTATCTGTTCTCCCGTCAATCAAAG CTCTTATTCAAGCTAAATCGACCTATTGAGGTAGCATCACGAGGTTCTTCATTCATATTAAGCTTCTCAAAATCCTTGGCATTGCATGAG CGTATTCTGCCTTTTTGTATGCGTGAAGTCTGGGTGATTACTGCTTGCGTGGCATTAATTGAAGCCACCACTTCCAACTATAGTGATGGACTTGTGGCACCTGACGTAGAGAAGGAGTTCTTTCGTCTTCTTGGTGATCTATATTCACTAGCCAGAGTTAAG TTCATGAGGCTAGCATATTTAATTGGGTATGGATCTGATATAGAAAGAAGTCCTGTCAACAG TGCTTCCCTCAGCTTGCTACCTTGGCCTAAGCCAGCTGTTTGGCCTTCAGTTCCTGCTGATGCATCAGCAGAGGTACTTGAGAAAGAAAAG TTGATTCTCCAAACAACTTCTGCAACCAAGCACTTTGGTATCCAGAGGAAACCCCTGCCCCTTGAACCTACTGTGCTTCTACGAGAGGCCAACAGGCGGAGGGCTTCACTTTCCGCTGGAAATGTTTTTGAAGTGTTTGACAGTCGCCAGGGTCCAATGGAAGG ATCAGGTTTTGATGCATCCCCCAAGATGTCACCACAAAAAGTACTTTCGAATCCGATGACACGCACTAATTCTTCTCCGGGAAACTTTGAGGGCTCAATTGACCGACCTATGAGGCTTGCCGAGATTTTTATTGCTGCTGAACATGCTTTGAAGAAAACAATTTCTAATCTTGAGATGTTaaaatcattatcatcatccGAGGAGTTTGAG AAAAAATATCTAGAGCTAACTAAAGGTGCTGCTGACAATTACCACCGTTCCTGGTGGAAAAGACATGGAGTTGTCCTTGATGGTGAGATAGCTGCTGTTGCCTTTAAACATGGACATTTTGACCAAGCTGCAAAGTCATATGAGAAAGTTTGTGCACTGTATAATGGGGAAGGATGGCAGGAGTTATTGGCTGAGGTCCTTCCCATTCTAGCCGAGTGTCAGAAGATTCTTAATGATCAAGCTGGCTACTTGCTATCCTGTGTGCGGTTACTTTCTCTTGAAGATGGATTATTTGTGACGAAGGAGCGTCAAGCTTTTCAGGCAGAAGTGGTTCGTCTTGCCCATAGTGAAATGAAGGACCCTGTTCCTCTTGATGTATCATCATTAATTACATTTTCTGGAAATCCTGGGCCTCCATTGGAGTTGTGCGATAGGGATCCTGGTATCCTTTCTGTAACTGTCTGCAGTGGTTTTCCAGATGATATAACTCTCGACTCAATCAGTCTTACATTAATGGCAACATCTAATGCAGACGAAGGTGTAAAG gcgTTGAAGAGTTCTACAGCTATTGTGTTACACCCTGGTCGGAATACTATTACCTTGGATTTACCACCTCAGAAACCAGGATCATATGTTCTTGGAGTTCTTACTGGGCAGATTGGGCAGTTGAGGTTTAGATCTCATGGGTTTTCAAAAGTTGGTCCTGCAGAGAGTGATGATGTTATGAGTTATGAAAAGCCAGCTAAACCCATTTTGAAG GTTTCCAAACCTAGAGCCCTTGTTGATCTTGATGCTGCTGTTTCATCTGCTTTGTTAATAAATGAACACCAATGGCTTGGCATTTTAGTCCGGCCATTAAATTACTCCCTAAAGGCTGCTGTCTTGCATATTGATACCGGTCCAGGATTGGAGATCGAAGAGACGCAGATAGTTGAGATGGAAAGCTATGCTGGTGTATCAGAGAATGATGATGACGAGGTGCAGAAAGATGGTGCTCAAATAGATTCTTTGAATTCTGAGAAAAAGTTTGAACGGTCGACTCTTCATGATGGTAAAATTGTGTTTCCAAATTGGGCAAGCAACACTCCTTCTATACTTTGGGTTCTAATTCGTGCCATCAGTGACACGCTGAACAGAGGATCATCTTCAG TCACAACAAGGAGAGAGAGTATTGTAGATGGAATGAGAACAATTGCTCTAAAACTTGAATTTGGAGCATTCCACAATCAGATATTTGAAAG GACCCTAGCAGTGCATTTTACACATCCTTTCTATGTGAGGACACGTGTTACTGATAAATGCAATGATGGTACCCTGCTTCTGCAG GTAATACTTCACTCTGAAGTAAAGGCTACACTGACCATCTACGATGCTTGGCTTGATCTTCAAGATGGATTTGTTCATTCTGGACAATCTGAGGGTAGACCTAATTCAAGCTTCTTCCCACTAATCATATCTCCTACTTCCAAAGGAGGAATTTTGTTTAGTATCTTCCTAGACAAGACAAATGCAGAAG AAGCCGTGAAGCAACCAGAAAGCatattaaatatcaaatatgGAATTTCTGGTGATAGATCAATTGGAGCCCATCCTCCTTTTATAAATGAATCTACTGGAGTTGATGGTGCTAGACAGGAGTTGATCTTCAAGAGTGTAATTGTTTTGCAAAGGCCTGTGCTTGATCCATGCCTAGCCGTTGGTTTTCTTCCTCTCCCTTCAGATGGCATAAGAGTTGGACAACTAGTTAAGATGCAATGGAGGGTGGAAAGGTTGAAGGATttgaatgaaaaagaaatttcTGAACAGAAGAAT GATGAGGTGCTGTATGAGGTAAATGCAAATTCTGGTAATTGGATGATTGCTGGAAGGAAAAGAGGGCATGTATCTCTCGCCAAAAATCAAG GTTCAAGGATAATTATCACAGTATTATGCATGCCACTCGTGGCTGGTTATGTGCGTCCCCCTCTACTTGGGCTGCCGGAAATTGATGAGGCGAATATAAGGTGCAAACCGTCCGGGCCACATCTAGTTTGTGTTTTGCCACCAACACTCAGTTCATCCTTCTGCATTCCTGTTAATTCATGA